The DNA sequence TGTAAAGGAGGTGCAAGACGGCGTGCTCCACCCCGCCGATGTACTGGTCCACCGGCATCCAGCGGTTGGCCTTCTCGGGGGCGAAGGGGAGGCGGTCGTTGTGGGGATCGGCGTAGCGCAGGTAGTACCAGCTGGAGTCAAAGAAGGTGTCCATGGTGTCGGTGTCCCGCCGGGCGGGGCCGCCGCACTTGGGGCAGGTGGTCTCGTAGAACTCGGGGTGGGCCTCGAGGGGGCTTTTCCCCTTGGGGCGGATGTCCTCTATGTCCTTGAGGTCGGGGAGGAGGACGGGGAGCTCCTCCTCGGGAACGGGCACCACCCCGCAGGCCTCGCAGTGGACCATGGGGATGGGGGTGCCCCAGTAGCGCTGGCGGCTGATGAGCCAGTCCCTGAGGCGGTAGGTGACCCGGGCCCGGCCCAGCCCCTGGGCCTCGAGCCAAGCGGTGATCCGCCCCTTGGCCTCCCCGCTTGCGAGGCCGCTGAAGGGGCCCGAGTTCACCAGGACGCCCGGCTCCTCGTAGGCCCGCTCCAGGGGCTCAGGCAGGGGATCCCCGGGGCGCTCCACCACCTTCCGGATGGGGAGGCCGAACTTCCTGGCGAACTCAAAGTCCCGCTGGTCGTGGCCGGGGACGGCCATGATGGCCCCGGTCCCGTAGCCAAAGAGCACGTAGTCCGCCGTCCAGATGGGGATCTCCTCCCCCGTGGCCGGGTTGAGGGCGTAGGCCCCCAGGAAGACCCCAGTCTTCTCCCGGCCCTCCGCCTGGCGCTCGATCTCGCTCTTGCGCTTGGCCGCTTCCACGTAGGCCAGGACCTCCGCCCGCTTTTCCGGGGCGGCGAGCTCCAGGGTCAGGGGGTGCTCCGGGGCCAGGACGAGGAAGGTGGCCCCGAAGAGGGTGTCGGGCCGGGTGGTGAAGACGGGGATCTTCTCCTCCCTGCCCCGCACGGGGAAGAGGATCTCCGCCCCCTCGGAGCGGCCGATCCAGGCCCGCTGCATGGCCTTGACCTTCTCCGGCCACCCGGTGAGGCCCTCTAGGTCCTGCAGGAGCCGCTCCGCGTACTCGGTGATCCGCAGGTACCACTGCTCCAGCTCCCGCTTCTCCACCGGGGTGTCCTCGTGCCGCCAGCACCGGCCCTCCACCACCTGCTCGTTGGCCAAGACGGTCTGGCACTTGGGGCACCAGTTCACCAGGGCCTTCTTCCGGTAGGCGAGCCCCTTCTCCCACATCTTGAGGAAGATCCACTGGTTCCAGCGGTAGTACTCGGGCTCGCAGGTGGTCACCTCCCGGTCCCAGTCGTAGAGGATGCCCATGAGCTCGAGGCTCTCCTTGGCCTGGCGGATGTTCTGGTAGGTCCAGTCCTTGGGGTGGACCCCGAACTTAAGGGCGGCGTTCTCCGCCGGCAGGCCGAAGGCGTCCCAGCCCATGGGGTGGAGGACCTCGTAGCCCTGCATCCGGCGGAAGCGGGCCAGGACGTCCCCCATGGTGTAGTTCTTCAGGTGGCCCATGTGCAGGTCCCCCGAGGGGTAGGGGAACATCACCAGGACGTACTGCTTCCTCCCCTCGGGCAGGTCCTTGGCCTTCATGAAGCCCTTCTCCTTCCAAAAGCGCTGCCACTTGGGTTCTATCTCGTGTGGAACGTACTTTTCCATGCCGCCTCCTCAAAAAACACCCCCCTCCTCGGGGAAGGGGGGGAAGGCCCGGCCCTTCCCGCGCTAGGGGTTTAGCCGGGCGGTGCTCATACCCGTATGCTACTACATGCGCGAAAGGAGCCGGACCACGAGCGCCCCCGCCAGGAGCACCCACATGGTCAGGTAGAAGCCCAGAAGGACCAGGACGAAGCCCGCCAGGGGGCCGTAAAGGAGCTCGTACTGGGAGCGGGGAAGGAGGCCCGGAAGCCCCAGCCGGACCGCCTCAAACAGGGCCGTGGCCAAGGCCGCTCCGGTGGCGGCGGCTTTGGGCCCAGGCCGGGTGGGGGGGAGGAGGAGGTAGGCCAGGAAGAAGAGGGCGTAGGTGGCCGCCAGGGGGAGGAGGCCGGGGACGAGCCGCCTCGCCTCCGGGGGGAGGAAGCGGAGGAGGAAGCCCAGCCCCAGGCCCAAAAAGGCCAAGAGGATGAGGCCGAGGCCGAAAACCAGGGGGAGGAGAAGGCCCAAAACCCGGCTCCTCAGCCCCCCCCTGGGCTTATTCCCTCCGAAAAGGAGGGTCAGGACGTGGGTCAGGGCGGCGAAGAAGTTGCTCGAGGACCAAAGGAGGAGGAGGCCGCTCGCCAGGGTCAGGGGGAAGGCGCCCCGGGTCAGGAAGCCCAAAAGGGCCCCCGCGGTCTCCGGGTGGGTGGGGAAGAGGCTTTCGGTGAAGGCGCTCAGGGCCTCGAGGACGCTCCTTTCCAGGCTGGGGTCCTTCAGGAAGAACCCGAAGACCCCCAGGAGGAGGAAGAGGAAGGGCATCAGGGAGAAGAGGGCGTAGTAGGCCAAAGCGGCCGCGAAGAAGGAGAGGTGGGCCTCCTGGTAGAGGGTGAGAAACCTTCTGAGCAAGGGCCTTCTCCCGCTTCCGGTTGGGGTGGCCTCAGGTCCGCTCCTGCCCCTCGCCCAGGGCCACCCACTTCAAGGTGGTGAGCTCCAGGACCCCCATGGGCCCGTAGGCGTGGAGCTTGGAGGTGCTGATGCCGATCTCCGCCCCCAGGCCCAGCTGGAAGCCGTCGTTAAAGCGGGTGGAGGCGTTCCAGAGGACCAGGCTCGCGTCCACCTCCTCCAGAAAGCGCCAGGCGGTGCGGGGGTCCTCGGTGCAGATGGCCTCGGTGTGGCGGGAGCCGTAGCGGGCGATGTGCTGGAGGGCCTCCTCCAGGCCCTCCACCACCTTCACCCGGAGGACGAGGTCCAGATACTCCCGGTCCCACTCCTCCTCCTTGGCGGGCACCGCCTCCTTGAGGAGGGGAAGGGCCCGGGGGCAGGCCCTGAGCTCCACCCCCTTGGCCCGCATGGCCTCCTCCAAAAGGGGGAGGAAGGCCTCCGCCACCTTCTCGTGCACGAGGACGGCCTCGAGGGCGTTGCACACCGCCGGGCGCTGGGTCTTGCCGTTCAGGGCCAGGCGGAGCGCCATCATGAGGTCCGCCCGCTCGTCCACGTAAAGGTGGTTCACCCCCTTGGCGTGGGCCAAGACGGGGACGCGGGCCTCCTTTTGCACCAGCCGGATGAGCTCCTCGCCCCCCCTGGGGATGAGGAGGTCTAGTAGCTCCAGGCGGCACATCTCCAAGACGGCCTCCCGGTCCGTGGTGGGGGCCAGGCTCACCGCCTCCTCGGGAAGGCCCGCCTCCTTGAGGGCCTCCTTCCAGAGGGCCACCAGGGCCTGGTTGCTCTGGAAGGCCTCCTTGCCCCCCCTGAGGAGCATGGCGTTCCCCGCCTTTAGGGCCACGGAGACCGCCTCCACCGTGGCCCCGGGCCGGGACTCGTAGATGAAGCCGATGAGGCCCAAAGGCACCCGCATCCGCCCCACCCT is a window from the Thermus filiformis genome containing:
- a CDS encoding glutamate-5-semialdehyde dehydrogenase; amino-acid sequence: MSLRELAERARARLPEVAKGDRNGALLAMARLLEARWEEVREANEQDLEAAQKAGLPKAKLDRLRLDERTRKDLVAGLKEIAALPDPLFRLEGLAKRPNGLRVGRMRVPLGLIGFIYESRPGATVEAVSVALKAGNAMLLRGGKEAFQSNQALVALWKEALKEAGLPEEAVSLAPTTDREAVLEMCRLELLDLLIPRGGEELIRLVQKEARVPVLAHAKGVNHLYVDERADLMMALRLALNGKTQRPAVCNALEAVLVHEKVAEAFLPLLEEAMRAKGVELRACPRALPLLKEAVPAKEEEWDREYLDLVLRVKVVEGLEEALQHIARYGSRHTEAICTEDPRTAWRFLEEVDASLVLWNASTRFNDGFQLGLGAEIGISTSKLHAYGPMGVLELTTLKWVALGEGQERT
- a CDS encoding YhjD/YihY/BrkB family envelope integrity protein, with translation MLRRFLTLYQEAHLSFFAAALAYYALFSLMPFLFLLLGVFGFFLKDPSLERSVLEALSAFTESLFPTHPETAGALLGFLTRGAFPLTLASGLLLLWSSSNFFAALTHVLTLLFGGNKPRGGLRSRVLGLLLPLVFGLGLILLAFLGLGLGFLLRFLPPEARRLVPGLLPLAATYALFFLAYLLLPPTRPGPKAAATGAALATALFEAVRLGLPGLLPRSQYELLYGPLAGFVLVLLGFYLTMWVLLAGALVVRLLSRM
- the leuS gene encoding leucine--tRNA ligase — encoded protein: MEKYVPHEIEPKWQRFWKEKGFMKAKDLPEGRKQYVLVMFPYPSGDLHMGHLKNYTMGDVLARFRRMQGYEVLHPMGWDAFGLPAENAALKFGVHPKDWTYQNIRQAKESLELMGILYDWDREVTTCEPEYYRWNQWIFLKMWEKGLAYRKKALVNWCPKCQTVLANEQVVEGRCWRHEDTPVEKRELEQWYLRITEYAERLLQDLEGLTGWPEKVKAMQRAWIGRSEGAEILFPVRGREEKIPVFTTRPDTLFGATFLVLAPEHPLTLELAAPEKRAEVLAYVEAAKRKSEIERQAEGREKTGVFLGAYALNPATGEEIPIWTADYVLFGYGTGAIMAVPGHDQRDFEFARKFGLPIRKVVERPGDPLPEPLERAYEEPGVLVNSGPFSGLASGEAKGRITAWLEAQGLGRARVTYRLRDWLISRQRYWGTPIPMVHCEACGVVPVPEEELPVLLPDLKDIEDIRPKGKSPLEAHPEFYETTCPKCGGPARRDTDTMDTFFDSSWYYLRYADPHNDRLPFAPEKANRWMPVDQYIGGVEHAVLHLLYSRFFTKFLHDLGMVEVEEPFQGLFTQGMVLAWTDFGPVRLEGEEVVLPGPTRVALGLESDRISLEEVRKMGAEIRQGPDGPHLWKPAVMSKSKGNGVMVGPFVKEQGADIARITILFAAPPENEMVWTEEGVQGAWRFLNRVFRRVQEDKEALQAISGRFAKEELEGEERGLYRKLHQTLKKVTEDLESLRFNTAIAALMELLNALYDYRKARPVTPVYRTALRYYLQMLFPFAPHLAEELWSWFWPDSLFQAGWPELDPEALEEEEVEVAVQINGRVRGAVRVRPDATLEEVKARALEVKNVRAHLEGKEILKEIYVPGRILNLVVRG